ATGTCCTCCCAGGCAGCACCAAGCTCATGCTGGTCCAGTGCCAGTTTTCTCTAGGCTGTGCTCTGAGCTGCAGTCTCCACTTCCTCCAGGAGGGGGCTCCCCATCGCTCACTCAGCCTCCTGCTGGCGGCTGGTCTCAGCTGGCTGCTGGCGGGACACTGCCACTTTCTCTGGGGCCACGTCTCCAGGCTCTACCACCTACACAGCTCCCAGCGTTACTGTGGGGTCTGCATCACCCTCCTGAACTCCGGCCACTCCCTGCTCCCCTCGCTGCAGAGAGCCGTGCTCCTGGCCTTTGCCGTGGCTGGCGTGGCCGGCCTCGCCACCGTGCACCACCACTTCCTGTCCGAGGCGGAGTCTCTGAGGTTCTGGACACCACTGACCATCTGCTACACCCTGTTGGTGGTCTACGTTCAAGGTGATGCATCACTTAGATTGACTTGATTTCCATTGAAAATCTTAGCAGCCCAAAGAATGAGTTGAATCAATCAATTGAGAGAAGTAGCACCACAACAAGTAGAATAGCCTCTATAAGatcagggtcatgttcagtagtgAGGAAACATTTCACAACAGAGTGTAATGGGGCAAGTACTACCTcaatttgtccaataagaacacaTATTTTCATGTTCAGTCACAAAACTTTGcagtgtgccctactgaacagaATCACCTTTATTTGCCATGTACATTTACACATACCTGAATTTtacttggtgatatggtgctgctagtgatagacaacaattagagacagaatacagacagcggaATTTACACAAagtttacacacattatatacaaatAGGTAGAGTGAGCATAGAGCTATAAGAGATTGAGCAGTGGCTCTAcaaatatacagttgatatacagtgtaTGTACAAATGTACATTATCAGTATACATTTATCTAGCACCCTAGTAGTGTCACGTTTGTTCATTGTCTTCTCTATTGCCCTCCACAGAGGAGCGGAATCGATGCCCTGGCAGTGAGGCCTTGCTGCACACGGTGGCTTTGCGTCTGGGAGCCCTGCTGGTGCTCATGCTGATGGTGGGCCGCTGGACCGACATGCTCCACATCCTCATCACCTTCGTGGGGGAATTTGTCTGTCTCTTACCTTCTCATGACCTCCTCCAAGCCCTGCCCCAGGTTAGTGTGGCTCCACAGCCTGTACACATCTCACTCTTGCTCTATGTTTgctaactttctctctctctctctctctctctctctctctctctctctctctctctctctctctctctctctctctctttgtctctctctctttttcaccttctctttctctctctgcagggaCAGCGAAAACATTTCACAGGGGTGTGGGAAAACAATAGTTTAAACCTAGACATGTTTCTAAAAAAGCCTAGATAATATTTCTGACAACATtgggtaggctatttgttagtcaacttgtctgtAATTACATACATGCAGCTTCTCGTCTGTCATAACTTTGCCGTAGAAGATTTAATAAAGCTTTGCTTACAAGAAGAATGTTAGAATGAGCATCAATAATAGAATGCATCAATAATTTAGTTGAAATCGGTTACGTTTTCTCTTTCATTTCTGCTTCAAGGACctttagggaccggggagaaaacACAATACCTCTAATGGCACAGACTTTTCATTTCTGCTTCAAGGACCTTTAGGGAACGGGGAGAAAACACAATACCTCTAAAACGGGAAGGATTCTTCCTCTTTTATGGCACAGACTTTTGTGATCATACGGTAATCATTGATTCCAAATAATTTTCTGTATCTTCATGTCAGTATTCTCTTTTGTTCTATTGCTTTTTAGGTGGAAGCAGAAGAAGACATTCCCAGCAGATCTGCCCAGCACTCCAGCAGCACACAGCAGCACATGTCACCAAGGAGAAGCCTGTGCTCCATGTcatcagacagagacacacagagagactatcAGGCTGCAGAATACCACAACACAGACCAGTCCCTGTTTCACTCTACCTCAGATAGAGAAAAATAACTTGTTCTTCAAATACAGCCATCTACTGGCCTGTCTCACTCTGTGATATGTTGAAATCCTATAATGTCCCCATTTACGCACATTGATACTGTTTTGTCCCATAGACGTACACCATTTTTGTCATAAATCATAGCAATATTAAAATATGAATTGTTGTTTATGACCTTGTTATGACACTGTGTGGTTTGGACCAGTGAAGGGAGACCTAAACAACAAGATCTGTTGTTTCTTTCATCTGTCTTCTCTTGAATTATTAACCAGTCTATTACCACAGTGACAAGGGCGTGGTTGCTAGAGCCATAAATATGCAGTTTGTTCTCTGGCTAAGTGGCTTACATAACACTGTATGGTATAGATAAGGTATAGATTTGAGCTGTAGCTAGGAGTTGTAGTCTATTTAGCTTTACCAGATGTCCTGAGTTGACTATTCAAACTATAACAATTGTGATGATAATTTATATTATTTAAGAGGGGTGAGTATACAGTGAAAGATAGAAGGTGGTAAGGAAGTGGTTGAGTGGTAAGTAAAATGGGGGaatgatgagaaggagagggttGAAGATAGGGATGAACTGAGGTTCAAAGACCAGAGGGAGAGGTGTGTGGTAACTACTCTCTACTGGGTGTACCTTGTCCCTTCAAAAAGTAGTCATCACCCTGTTGCGCAATCATAGtagatttacattttagtcatttagcagatgttcttgtCCTGGGCGATTTACAGTCAAACAGGAAGCACAGACAGGAATCATGCTTTATCAACTAAACGAAAGAGCAATTAGACCATTATTTGGTTTATGATGCCAGCGTTATGTCTAGGGATTTAAATAGTTGCGAATAAAACCAGATTAAAGTTGAGAACAGGGTTTTATTTGTGGCCAAGACCACGCAAATGGTTTCTAAAATGCAAATCATGCCTACATGCCTTTTCTGTCCTTTTACAAACACACTTGTTGTGAAATGTTCATCATCATCCTGTTTGTGTTTCCCTTGGAGTCACCCTATTTGTACTGAATAAACCAAAAGGCGATTTATTTCAAAGTGATGTAACATTATGTGCTGTTTTCCTGCAATGGCCATCTCTTCTCTTACAGAAGTATTAGAGTTGTGTTAACAGTTTCCCCCTTTCTGCATCTGGGTTCTTGATGAAGGGAAGTTGTGGTGGAGGGGCCTAGATTTTAGGGGCTGATGTCATAACTGGGTATGCCCTCCTGCACCTGTGACATCACCACAGAGTAGCATTCCATTTGTCAGACACTGGAACAACACAGACCCCCTGACCCAGCTCCCCTTCtggtagctcctctctctctctctctttctcttctctctatccccacTATTTAAGCAGTCAATTTGCTATGATTCATTGCACTGTAATGTGTTGCCTCCTTACTGCTCCTATTAGTCCTATAACTGATTGAGAAGGGGGtttgaattttaaaaaatgagcCCTGAGCATCCAGTgttgttttacttttttttttttttatgtatttggttgagttgtcaactaacatgaattcatcatgaaatcaacaaaacatttttgcagaGTGGGGGACGGAAAGAGAAAAATTAGGGggaagaaaaaaagagagggcAGACTGGATGAGGGAGGTAGGATAAATAAAACTGACAGAACAATAAGGGGAagcagagaaaaggagagagagaagggagagaaagagaggggaagaagatAGCTACAGAGCGAGGGGAGAAGAAAGGCAGGTACAGTCACATCCTGCTGGATTTCATAAGTTAAGGTGGGAGGAAAGAAGGGTgtcttttctgtgtgtgtgtctactctgtgtgatactgtacgtACTGTGCACATTACTAATGTGTGAGTGAATGTGTAAGACTATGCATGAGTGAGAGTCTATGTGTTTGTGCATGACTATGTGTGCATGTGTCATGCTTTTTACTGTACTTTGTTAGTGATTAACTGTTCACATTTTACGGTTGGGGAAGTGGTGTTgtcattcagtgggagaggaagggggagggagcgagggggagagggagggaggtacaggAGGAAAAGGAGGGGCTTTCTGTAGATAGCTGTTCTTTCTGCCAGAGCTCGCCCTCTCAGTGGAGTGACAATAGAGGAGCGGACCTGGAGTGCCGaaacacagagagggaaagaggaaaagAGAAATAGGTGGAATACAGAGCTCACGTCCACATTTTCCAAGCAGGTATGCAATTAAACAGTAGAAACTGATTTGCACTAATTATTAGGGGCCTCATTTCAAAGTAGTTTGGCAGCAGAGAGGATGCAAGTCTtagtccttgtgtgtgtgtgtgtgtgtgtgtgtgtgtgtgtgtgtgtgtgtgtgtgtgcgtgtgcgtgtgcgtgtgtgtgtgtgtgtgtgaacgtgtgtgtgctCGTTTATGTGTGTATTTTCGACTGTTTGAGTATGTTTTTCattgcctgacgactcaaactgaattATTCCTCTGCTCTATGCTAACTATATACTTGTCAGATTGCCATCATTGAAGTTGTTTGTGGTGATGTCAAAATAAGGgttgttgtacaaaacaaagtaatcagcgattggatcatctctaaccaatcagtgtatcaaagccaatgatgaATTTTCAAAACGCCTCTTTACCCATGTGTTCTGGGCTGGCTCTGGCCCACCCATACATTTTCTGGGCCCAATCTGAACGGTTATATCAGAACAGAATATGTTGGCATTCTAGAAGTAGTCAGGGAGGTACTCAGACCCCCAGACTCATTGAGGAAAATAAAGGAATGTCCGTGGGCATAGCGTTTTGCCAGAGCAGGGAAGTTTGTTAGCCAGGCAATGTTTTTCATACAAGCACAGCATACCGTATGTATACATATTTTATAAATGCTTTTATGTCTGCGTACATTTATGTACTTCATGAGGGAGTGAAACAGGTGAAATGTGGTGTATAAATGTACAGGT
This is a stretch of genomic DNA from Oncorhynchus mykiss isolate Arlee chromosome 7, USDA_OmykA_1.1, whole genome shotgun sequence. It encodes these proteins:
- the LOC110529017 gene encoding transmembrane protein 82 isoform X1 is translated as MSMSPSNWLAWIPVWLPFDSNPFDCVLQGLVGACGISVFYNLMRVHLLLQSISSGSEYNGDSKDKGRSESSPAAGNKPLGGHGLSGVLQFWFLTGLLSLVGPRVSSLVVLEFSLRAVAAWITAGPDVLPGSTKLMLVQCQFSLGCALSCSLHFLQEGAPHRSLSLLLAAGLSWLLAGHCHFLWGHVSRLYHLHSSQRYCGVCITLLNSGHSLLPSLQRAVLLAFAVAGVAGLATVHHHFLSEAESLRFWTPLTICYTLLVVYVQEERNRCPGSEALLHTVALRLGALLVLMLMVGRWTDMLHILITFVGEFVCLLPSHDLLQALPQVEAEEDIPSRSAQHSSSTQQHMSPRRSLCSMSSDRDTQRDYQAAEYHNTDQSLFHSTSDREK
- the LOC110529017 gene encoding transmembrane protein 82 isoform X2, encoding MSMSPSNWLAWIPVWLPFDSNPFDCVLQGLVGACGISVFYNLMRVHLLLQSISGSEYNGDSKDKGRSESSPAAGNKPLGGHGLSGVLQFWFLTGLLSLVGPRVSSLVVLEFSLRAVAAWITAGPDVLPGSTKLMLVQCQFSLGCALSCSLHFLQEGAPHRSLSLLLAAGLSWLLAGHCHFLWGHVSRLYHLHSSQRYCGVCITLLNSGHSLLPSLQRAVLLAFAVAGVAGLATVHHHFLSEAESLRFWTPLTICYTLLVVYVQEERNRCPGSEALLHTVALRLGALLVLMLMVGRWTDMLHILITFVGEFVCLLPSHDLLQALPQVEAEEDIPSRSAQHSSSTQQHMSPRRSLCSMSSDRDTQRDYQAAEYHNTDQSLFHSTSDREK